One window of the Camarhynchus parvulus chromosome 2, STF_HiC, whole genome shotgun sequence genome contains the following:
- the LOC115917590 gene encoding C-C chemokine receptor type 5-like isoform X1, whose translation MKQGHEFTHLFYDQYTMGNETTDYTDWPLTTEFDYSDSTPCPATEEKHFAAKFLPPLYSLVVIFGLTGNMLVVLILVKYKRLKSMTDIYLLNLAISDLLFVFSLPFWAYYAVHDWIFGEALCRILSGVYLLGFYSGIFFIILLTLDRYLAIVHAVFALKARTVTYGILTSVITWAVAVLISVPGVVFHKTQKESSGYTCNAHYPSEQRNAWKQFLTLKMNILGLLIPMLIMICSYTQIIKTLLQCRNEKKHKAVRLIFIIMIIYFFFWAPYNICILLRDFQGAFSISTCEGNGQLHKAIQVTETISMIHCCINPVIYAFAGEKFRKYLRSFFRKQIAVHLSKYCPIFYADTAERASSTYTQSTGEQEVSAAL comes from the coding sequence acCAATACACCATGGGAAATGAAACAACAGACTACACCGACTGGCCACTCACAACAGAATTTGACTACAGCGATTCCACGCCTTGCCCTGCAACTGAGGAAAAGCACTTTGCAGCAAAATTTTTGCCACCTCTTTATTCTTTGGTGGTGATATTTGGCCTGACAGGCAACATGCTTGTTGTCCTTATCCTGGTCAAATACAAGAGACTGAAAAGTATGACTGACATCTACCTGCTCAACTTGGCAATTTCTGATCTGCTGTTcgtattttctctccccttttgGGCTTATTACGCAGTTCACgactggatttttggggaggcGCTCTGTCGAATTCTGTCAGGTGTCTACCTCCTTGGCTTCTACAGTGGCATCTTCTTCATAATCCTGCTGACCCTGGACAGGTACCTGGCCATAGTGCACGCGGTGTTTGCTTTGAAAGCCCGGACAGTTACCTACGGCATCCTCACTAGTGTCATCACTTGGGCTGTTGCTGTTCTTATTTCTGTCCCTGGGGTAGTATTTCACAAAACTCAGAAGGAAAGTTCAGGCTATACTTGCAATGCTCATTATCCATCAGAGCAGAGAAATGCATGGAAGCAATTCCTCACCTTAAAAATGAACATCCTGGGACTTCTTATTCCAATGTTAATCATGATCTGCAGCTACACACAAATTATAAAGACGTTACTGCAATGTAGGAATGAGAAGAAACATAAAGCAGTCAGGCTTATTTTCATTATCATGAttatctacttttttttctgggcacCATACAACATTTGCATTCTCTTGCGTGATTTTCAAGGTGCATTTTCCATCTCTACTTGTGAAGGAAATGGTCAACTGCACAAAGCAATCCAAGTGACGGAAACAATCTCAATGATCCATTGTTGTATCAATCCTGTAATCTATGCCTTTGCCGGAGAAAAATTTAGGAAATATCTTCGCAGCTTTTTCCGAAAACAGATTGCAGTCCACTTGTCTAAATACTGTCCTATTTTCTATGCTGACACAGCTGAACGAGCGAGCTCCACCTACACACAATCTACTGGAGAACAAGAAGTTTC
- the LOC115917590 gene encoding C-C chemokine receptor type 5-like isoform X2: MGNETTDYTDWPLTTEFDYSDSTPCPATEEKHFAAKFLPPLYSLVVIFGLTGNMLVVLILVKYKRLKSMTDIYLLNLAISDLLFVFSLPFWAYYAVHDWIFGEALCRILSGVYLLGFYSGIFFIILLTLDRYLAIVHAVFALKARTVTYGILTSVITWAVAVLISVPGVVFHKTQKESSGYTCNAHYPSEQRNAWKQFLTLKMNILGLLIPMLIMICSYTQIIKTLLQCRNEKKHKAVRLIFIIMIIYFFFWAPYNICILLRDFQGAFSISTCEGNGQLHKAIQVTETISMIHCCINPVIYAFAGEKFRKYLRSFFRKQIAVHLSKYCPIFYADTAERASSTYTQSTGEQEVSAAL, translated from the coding sequence ATGGGAAATGAAACAACAGACTACACCGACTGGCCACTCACAACAGAATTTGACTACAGCGATTCCACGCCTTGCCCTGCAACTGAGGAAAAGCACTTTGCAGCAAAATTTTTGCCACCTCTTTATTCTTTGGTGGTGATATTTGGCCTGACAGGCAACATGCTTGTTGTCCTTATCCTGGTCAAATACAAGAGACTGAAAAGTATGACTGACATCTACCTGCTCAACTTGGCAATTTCTGATCTGCTGTTcgtattttctctccccttttgGGCTTATTACGCAGTTCACgactggatttttggggaggcGCTCTGTCGAATTCTGTCAGGTGTCTACCTCCTTGGCTTCTACAGTGGCATCTTCTTCATAATCCTGCTGACCCTGGACAGGTACCTGGCCATAGTGCACGCGGTGTTTGCTTTGAAAGCCCGGACAGTTACCTACGGCATCCTCACTAGTGTCATCACTTGGGCTGTTGCTGTTCTTATTTCTGTCCCTGGGGTAGTATTTCACAAAACTCAGAAGGAAAGTTCAGGCTATACTTGCAATGCTCATTATCCATCAGAGCAGAGAAATGCATGGAAGCAATTCCTCACCTTAAAAATGAACATCCTGGGACTTCTTATTCCAATGTTAATCATGATCTGCAGCTACACACAAATTATAAAGACGTTACTGCAATGTAGGAATGAGAAGAAACATAAAGCAGTCAGGCTTATTTTCATTATCATGAttatctacttttttttctgggcacCATACAACATTTGCATTCTCTTGCGTGATTTTCAAGGTGCATTTTCCATCTCTACTTGTGAAGGAAATGGTCAACTGCACAAAGCAATCCAAGTGACGGAAACAATCTCAATGATCCATTGTTGTATCAATCCTGTAATCTATGCCTTTGCCGGAGAAAAATTTAGGAAATATCTTCGCAGCTTTTTCCGAAAACAGATTGCAGTCCACTTGTCTAAATACTGTCCTATTTTCTATGCTGACACAGCTGAACGAGCGAGCTCCACCTACACACAATCTACTGGAGAACAAGAAGTTTC